Proteins co-encoded in one bacterium genomic window:
- a CDS encoding type II secretion system F family protein has product MAVAKLNTTKLANFFRPERRVALERMVALKDTQNSNPAVKPVVLVKDKANESAEPLREEIPDRGLKLSLYQAKLSINPLAFRSLAALIAAVVVFFTSKILSFYVIPLIAYGAYTLPFSYLRNRAQKRAAQFNEDYPTVLMAMASSLKVGMNPYMALERAVKLLQKTSPIRVEVERLLLELRKGTSREEAVRYFAADIALPDLDLFRAAFLLVLENGGRFAPTLQRLAQVSRDRETLTSSALVSTTTMRMTANILLLVTPFVVGMIAVRTKDFWEIILHHPVANGMATAGVLIIIVGYAALRRMSDFRP; this is encoded by the coding sequence ATGGCAGTTGCAAAATTAAACACAACAAAGCTTGCTAACTTCTTTCGTCCGGAAAGGCGTGTGGCACTTGAGCGCATGGTTGCACTTAAAGATACGCAAAATTCAAACCCGGCAGTCAAGCCTGTAGTGCTAGTTAAGGATAAAGCAAACGAAAGCGCAGAGCCTCTGCGTGAAGAAATCCCCGACCGGGGCCTTAAGCTTAGTCTTTATCAAGCCAAATTATCGATTAACCCTCTGGCTTTTAGATCTCTGGCGGCGCTTATAGCTGCTGTTGTTGTGTTTTTTACAAGTAAAATTTTATCATTTTATGTAATTCCTTTGATCGCCTACGGGGCATATACTTTGCCTTTTTCTTACTTAAGAAACCGCGCGCAAAAGCGTGCTGCTCAGTTCAACGAAGATTATCCCACAGTATTAATGGCGATGGCGTCAAGTCTAAAAGTGGGGATGAATCCCTATATGGCTTTGGAACGCGCTGTAAAGCTTTTACAAAAGACAAGCCCAATTCGTGTTGAAGTGGAAAGGCTTTTACTTGAGCTGCGTAAAGGTACGTCCCGCGAAGAAGCAGTTCGCTATTTTGCTGCAGACATTGCACTACCTGATTTAGATCTCTTTCGTGCTGCGTTTTTACTAGTGCTTGAGAATGGTGGACGCTTTGCGCCAACTTTACAGCGCCTAGCTCAAGTCAGCCGCGACAGGGAGACCTTAACTTCAAGTGCATTAGTCAGCACAACAACGATGCGTATGACTGCAAATATTTTGCTTTTAGTTACGCCCTTTGTCGTGGGCATGATTGCAGTACGCACCAAGGATTTCTGGGAGATTATTTTACATCACCCAGTTGCAAATGGCATGGCAACTGCGGGTGTTTTAATTATTATTGTCGGCTATGCAGCACTTAGACGGATGAGTGATTTTCGACCATGA
- a CDS encoding type II secretion system F family protein has product MNLSIILIALAVVALIAAGLMIANSRREKIRAQVYDLIIRDLEAKNEDDSPVDWTKTSQALNTLTDKLGQAGFITPEDRVRAKNLKYCFIFMPALSGFTLGALKGSVPLAFGLSLLGLYLGLVAWVFYLKNQVKDFRRELMYQIPLGLESIILLVEAGLGILPAMERVVTRSKSSYAGKHESFSRILALVYELTAHGMPFSMALEAVASATNIKLLRHVLLHLDISGSEGGELIPSLRSLSDHAHTEWRLSVERRVKKLENYVVFPVFASVIGLMILTAAVPIVPLLNLRQELSQKRSMDSSPLK; this is encoded by the coding sequence ATGAATCTAAGTATAATCTTAATTGCCTTAGCTGTTGTTGCACTAATCGCAGCGGGCTTGATGATTGCTAACTCCCGGCGCGAGAAAATCCGTGCGCAAGTTTACGATTTGATTATCCGGGATTTAGAGGCGAAAAATGAAGACGATAGCCCGGTTGATTGGACTAAAACAAGCCAAGCTTTAAATACTCTCACTGATAAACTTGGTCAGGCAGGGTTTATTACTCCTGAGGATCGTGTCCGGGCAAAGAATTTAAAATATTGCTTTATTTTTATGCCTGCGCTCTCAGGTTTTACGCTTGGTGCTTTAAAGGGCTCAGTGCCACTTGCCTTTGGGCTGAGCTTACTTGGGCTTTATCTCGGATTAGTTGCCTGGGTTTTTTATTTAAAAAATCAAGTTAAGGATTTCCGCCGTGAGCTCATGTATCAGATCCCACTTGGTCTAGAGAGTATTATTCTTTTAGTTGAAGCGGGACTTGGAATTTTACCTGCGATGGAGCGTGTCGTGACACGGTCAAAATCAAGTTATGCGGGAAAGCACGAGAGTTTTAGTCGCATCCTAGCCTTAGTCTATGAACTTACAGCCCACGGCATGCCCTTTAGTATGGCCTTAGAAGCAGTTGCCAGTGCTACAAATATCAAGCTTTTACGACACGTCTTATTGCACCTTGATATTTCTGGGAGTGAAGGAGGGGAGTTGATTCCGTCGCTACGAAGTTTAAGTGACCATGCGCATACGGAGTGGCGCCTATCGGTTGAAAGGCGGGTGAAAAAACTGGAGAATTATGTGGTGTTTCCAGTTTTTGCCTCTGTGATTGGACTAATGATTTTAACTGCCGCGGTGCCGATTGTGCCGCTACTAAATCTCCGTCAGGAATTAAGTCAAAAACGCAGCATGGATAGCTCGCCGCTAAAGTAA
- a CDS encoding transglycosylase SLT domain-containing protein translates to MKYRILSILFLLTSCTATSRESLTSALGITSTATHNALTPAEEQKTVSLPEINCANNERGIIVCEFDSLRPHIESVAKTHGLNPQIIEAIVRKESGGNPKAIRRHGFLKSKFKHLNANDRKLADASLGLGQILYGFHKTNCELTKPEDLFDPKTNLTCLAKVLSDCYARAKRTTNATNTDRSALKCYNGSYAYADSILQAIR, encoded by the coding sequence ATGAAATATAGAATTTTATCTATTCTTTTTCTGCTGACAAGTTGTACGGCAACTAGCCGTGAGTCGCTAACTAGCGCCCTCGGCATTACGTCAACTGCAACTCACAATGCATTAACACCGGCAGAGGAACAAAAGACTGTTAGCTTACCCGAGATCAATTGTGCAAACAATGAACGCGGCATCATAGTCTGCGAATTTGATTCACTCCGACCGCACATTGAATCAGTTGCTAAGACGCATGGACTAAACCCGCAAATCATTGAGGCAATTGTCAGAAAGGAAAGTGGCGGAAATCCTAAGGCGATTCGCCGGCATGGGTTTTTAAAGTCAAAATTTAAGCACTTAAATGCAAATGACCGTAAACTTGCTGATGCAAGTTTAGGTTTAGGTCAAATTCTTTATGGCTTTCACAAAACTAATTGTGAGCTGACAAAGCCCGAAGATCTTTTCGATCCCAAGACAAATCTAACTTGTCTAGCAAAGGTCTTAAGCGATTGTTACGCGCGTGCTAAACGTACTACAAATGCCACAAACACAGATCGCAGCGCCCTTAAGTGCTATAACGGTAGTTACGCTTATGCGGACTCAATTTTGCAGGCAATACGCTAA